GCCAGTACAGCCCAGCCAGGTGCTTGTAACCATGAGCGAGCTATTGTGTTATAGATGATGAAAGATCAGACAGTGGGAAATGTTGCCTAGCGAAAAGGTGTATTCGTTgctaaaaagacatttttacacCTGTATTGATTTAaagctttctctcttccttgaAGGACTTAGATGATCAAAGGATTTAGTCTCCTTTTCTGAGTGTGTGCGCATGtgtatttctttgctctttcttgCAGTGTGTCTCCCTTGTTGGAGTCTCATCTTCTGTTGTGTCTCAATACTTCTATGCTAGCTATGATACAAGCACTGACACCAGGACCTTCAACCTGCAGTGTTCTGCAGAGAGCTCCATTTATCATCATGCTGTAGACAAATCATCACTATAGTAAAACTTACTATTGGGCTACAAGCCCTGTACTTCAGATTCCCAAGCAATTGGAGTAATTTAAAGCATATGGAAAAGGGCTGCAATGAGCTTAGTAGTGTTGATATACCTTTTGACAATGTCTCGGTTTTCTTATGTGATCCAGCCTTCAATAACCTTCAGGCAGTGGACTAATGGATGAAGGGAATACAGACTTTCAACATTAGTTGAATCGTAACAGAACGTGCATTCATTTTACTTACCTGTCTGAAAGTAGTGTTTTCAATTGAGATGAGACTCAGCAGGCTGGTTTGCCCTGGTTGTCTGCCTGAGGCAGTTAAACCTTCCATACTCCACTACACTTGCTAAAATTGGAAATAATAGTAGCTTCCTTCAAAATTCACAAACACACTGAGATCCTGGAAAACAAAGTAATGCACTGTTACTACGTGTAAGAGCAAGCTCAGCAGCTTGGGTGAAGTGAGGTTGTACAGTGAGGAGGACCCCAGCCATGTTTTTTAAGGATGCCAGCACGCATTCAGTGTCATGGGCCTTTTGTTGGGTGGTGTAGCTGCAGTTCATCCCTTACACTGCTCCTTCTTCTTTTAGGGAACAAGTGGgccaggaaaggaaaggatatCCAGCTTGGTTTGAACTGGCTCTCCAATTTATGCTCCAGACTACAAAGGCCAAACATATATAAGACTCCATCAGCTTTGAAAAGGAACTGAGCAGCGCAATGGGACTCCCCACCCAGGTTTTGGCCTGTGCGATCTTAGCTTTGCTGTACCAGCATGTCAATGGTGGACTCATCAAGCGAATTATCCGGCAGAAGCGGGAGACTGGGCTAAATGTGACCTTGCCAGAGGATAATCAGCCTGTAGTTTTTAACCATGTCTACAACATTAAGTTGCCTGTTGGCTCCCTTTGCTCTGTGGACCTGGATACAGCGAGCGGTGATGCAGACCTGAAGGCGGAAATTGAACCCGTCAAGAATTACGAGGAGCACACGGTGAATGAGGAGAACCAGATTGTCTTCACGCACCGCATTAACATTCCCCGCCGGGCTTGTGGCTGTGCAGCTGCCCCAGACATTAAGGATCTGCTGAGCAGACTagaggagctggaggggctggTATCCTCCCTACGGGAGCAGTGTGCCAGCGGGGCTGGATGCTGTCCTAATTCCCAGGCAGTAGAAGGTGAGGCAGACTGGGGAGCTGCTCTTGGGGAAATTCTTGTGCTGGCTGTAGATCTTGTTTAGAGCAGATATTCAAATCTGTTTCAAGAATGAGTAAAAGCCAACCTTGTTAAATTTGAAACGTAATCAAAACTGGGAATGTATTTGGCCAGCTTGTAAGATACACTCATTCacaattttgcagttttatgaACCTGTGGGTCAGAAGTCTGCCTGGGCTGCTTTGTAGCTGTGGCATTGAGCATGTACGGCACTTGGGCATGGTGACAATCTGTGTCGGAGTTAAGATTAAAACTCATGCAGTGCAAGCTCTTGGCTCCACGTTTTGTCCCCTTGACTAAGCTGCCAATGTAACCGTTTTTGTTTCCAAGTTCTCTTTAATAGAGaccaataaaaatacagcaggaCATAAGgcaacagacagacagaaatagaGAAGGGGGAAATAGGTATCCTTCCagctgttttttaaactgaggtAAGAGATTGGTAACACACGAGAGAAAACACAGGTCTTCTCAGTATTAACCTGTCCCTCTGACCACAGGGCCGGTCTCGCAGTTGATGATACGGCATGCGGCCTGGCTTTTTATATTCTAGAGTGAATTGGTGAATAATGCTTCATGGTGCATGCCCTAGTGAAGTAGTCAGGGAAGCTGCTCAGACACTGGAAGAGGGATTTTGAGAAGGGCAGAGGAATCCAGCATGTTCATTTACCAAGTAGTTGGCAGGGGTTCTTCCCTAGCATTAGTGCGAATTAAAGCATTCCTGGTAAACTAAATCTCActagagaaaggaggaggacttatcatttaaaagctttagtgattctgaaaattatgtcctgcagggagctgggaaaaTCAGACCCCTTTTTGGTTGTGTGTGCCACACTGGCTTAACACATCCCAGAGCCAAGGGGAGTAATGGGTTTTCTGCGTCCTTGCTACAGGTCGCCTGGACACAACACCCTATTGCAGTGGACATGGCAACTACAGCATCGACATCTGTGGCTGCATTTGTGAGCCTGGCTGGAAAGGCCCCAACTGCTCCGAACTGGACTGCCCGCGCAACTGCTTCAACCGGGGCCTCTGCGTCCAGGGTAAATGCATCTGCAACGAAGGCTTCACCGGTGAGGACTGCAGCCAGGCCACCTGCCCGTCTGACTGTAACGACCAAGGCAAGTGCGTGGATGGGGTTTGCGTGTGCTTTGAGGGGTACACAGGCACAGACTGCAGCGAAGAGCTCTGCTCCCAGGGGTGCGGTGTGCATGGGAGGTGCGTGAGCGGCCAGTGTGTGTGCGACGAGGGCTTCACCGGCGAGGACTGCAGTGAGCCCCTCTGCCCCAACAACTGCCATAACCGTGGGCGCTGTGTGGACAACGAGTGCGTCTGCAATGAAGGCTACACTGGTGAGGACTGCAGCGAGCTCATCTGCCCCAATGACTGCTTTGACCGTGGGCGCTGCGTCAACGGGACCTGCTTCTGCGAAGAGGGCTTCACCGGGGAGGACTGCGGGGAGCTGACCTGCCCTAACAACTGCAATGGCAACGGGCGCTGCGAGAACGGGCTGTGCGTCTGCTACGAGGGCTTCGTGGGGGATGACTGCAGTGAGAAGAGGTGCCCAAAGGACTGCCACAACCGTGGGCGCTGCGTGGGCGGGCGCTGCATCTGCCACGAGGGTTACCTGGGCGAGGACTGTGGGGAGCTGCGGTGCCCCAACGACTGTCACAACCGTGGGCGCTGTGTCAACGGGCAGTGCGTGTGCCACGAAGGATTCATTGGGGAGGACTGCGGGGAGTTACGGTGCCCCAATGACTGCAGCAACCGTGGGCGCTGTGTTAATGGGCAGTGCGTGTGCCACGAGGGATTCACCGGGGACAGCTGCGGTGAGCTGCGATGCCCCAACGATTGCAACAACCGTGGACTCTGTGTCAATGGGCAGTGCATGTGTGACGAGGGGTTCACAGGGGAGGACTGTGGGGAGCTGCGGTGCCCTGAAGACTGCCACAACCGCGGGCGCTGCGTGGAGGGGCGCTGTGAGTGTGACAATGGCTTCACGGGGGCGGACTGCGGCGAGCTGTCCTGCCCCAATGACTGCCACCAGCGCGGGCGCTGCATCGACGGGCGCTGCGTGTGCCATGAGGGCTTCACGGGGGAGGACTGCCGTGAACAGTCCTGCCCCAATGACTGCAACAACGCGGGCCGCTGCATCGACGGACGGTGTGTCTGTGAGGATGGTTACATGGGGGACGACTGCTCCAATGGTAtgttgcatatatatatttatttgaaaactccccttgattttatatatatatgtgtatgttaGAGCTGACAAAAGCTTAGAGTAAAATCATGGAACCAGTTGTAGTGGAAACTTAGCTATAAAGCCACATGCTTAGTTTCCCAGTACCACTGACTCTATGGAAATTGATAGAAAATTTTGGCAGCTAGATAATGACAGGCATTACACTATAAAGGAGGTAGTTTTCTTTAGTAGATCCCAGGGGAGAAATTTTGGAACTGAGATCTTTGTAGAGTAATCAAAGAGTACTTTGGGGTAGGGAACAttataaaagacaataaatacCCTTGAAAAGAAATTCCCATTTTTCACCTCCTCCTTCTGGAAGACTTCCAAGCCACATTTTGTGCTCTTGTGCCTGCAAATGTGGAGTAATCTATTGaaagtatttacaaaaataatcatgttttattttaccttgGAAAACCTGTGCAATTCTGTGTATCCAAACCCTGAGACTTCCAGCCTTAAAATCATGTGTTGCTGGCGGTTGAATTAAACATCTGAATCCCGAGGGACCCAGCTATAGTAGTCTTGTGCAGTAGCCAtgagaggaggagctggaacACAGTCAGCCATAGGTTGTGTGCAAGTGTATGAGTAGAAATTGGCCCATGACTGTTAGAAATGTCTGTAGTTTTCATCAGCTGAACATTCCTTTCTTCAAGTGGCTAATTTGTGTGACATGGCTTCCCCATTCCCTGTTTGTTAGATGATTCTTATAAACTGCTCATGGGAAAATGTGAAACTGGGTAAGTTGTTATTTTCTGAGCCTGGAAAACTTCttataagtttttttttttggtttttccccttcctaGTGTCTCCTCCAACTGAACTGACTGTGACAAACATAACAGATAAAACTGTAAATTTGGAATGGAAGCACGAGAATCTCGTCAATGAGTACCTCATCACCTATGTCCCTACCAGCAGCGGTGGCTTAGATATGCAGTTCACCGTTCCAGGAAACCAGACAGCTGCCACTATTCATGAACTGGAGCCAGGTGTAGAATACTTTATCCGAGTCTTTGCAATCCTTAAAAACAAGAAGAGCATTCCAGTCAGTGCCAGGGTAGCAACATGTGAGTTTAATATTCCCTGTATTCATTCTTTTGTCTGTTCCGtagtatgtatttatttgcatcCCTTTTTTAggatattatttcttttgtgttttctgttttcaattcATCTTGTGTTCTGGACAAAGCCAGCCTTCTGCACTTTCATTTGCTATTCTTTTCCAATACCAATGACTGTCTGAAAAGTACAGCTCACTAgccttctgctctctgcagtgccTCCCAATGAATATCATGGGGTCTTCATAATTTAAGACCCTTGGCTTCTTCGTAATAaggtacatttttaaaatctggtaatgcttcctgaaaatataaaaacGTAGCAGCGTATACAAGAGCAATATGAAATCACTTGGATTCAAACTGTTTTGACTAAAATGGAggttatatttattttgcatctcCAGTGTGTTCTGCCACAACTTACTTTCTATCTGCCTGTCTGCTCATTTGTTgttcatcttcctttttgtaTTGTGCACACCACAGTAATATCTAAACATCCCAGCCTTAAAAGATGCTCTTTGACCTCTGTCACTGTGCTCATTTTTAGAGGCCTGGGGCAGGATTCGTCTTACCTAACTTCAATGTCCACACTAGGCTTCTTTCAAGAGggcaaaaaaagagatttctagGGCAAAATTCATTTTACTCTAAGGTGACATCTAAAAGAGGTCAGAGGAATGTCTCTCCATAGACACTGGCTGTGAAGAGGGTTTAAACATCTCAGATGCAGATACCTACATGGCAGATATTTATAGTGGTGGAAAGATGTCCCACCCCCAGTGCCCTATTTATGGGAACTTGTTGCTCATGTAATGATATCCTGTTTTTCTGTCACAGATCTGCCTGCTCCAGAAGGTCTGAAATTCAAATCTGTTAGAGAAACGTCTGTCCAGGTGGAGTGGGATCCTCTGAACTTTTCATTTGATGGCTGGGAGCTGGTCTTCCGTAATATGGTAAGGAAGCAGTGTTTCTTGTATGGAGGCCATATATGGatcctggatttttttatatttatactaACTGATTGTTCCATGTGTTACAGAAAAAGGATGATAATGGAGATATAACCAGCAGCTTGAAAAGGCCAGAGACATCTTATATGCAGCCGGGTTTGGCACCAGGGCAACAGTATAATGTATCCCTCCATATAGTGAAAAACAATACCAGAGGACCAGGACTATCCAAAGTGATAACCACAAGTAAGCACAACCTGCATTTGCTGTAGTGCCACCAATAAAACAACTGCTGTTTGGGGTAGCCTAGggagtttttaaacaaaaagaaagccaaaCTCTGTACTGTAAATTgacagggagggaaaaggaagtaGTAGAGCTGCCAATGAAGAATACATGaggagaaattaattcctttccAGATCACCTGtttgaagaggaaaggaaatttatGTTTAACTAGAAGGGTAGCAAGCAGTatgcagttttattctttttaaaaatgtacatcaACAGGAACTAGAATTTCTTTCATGCTGGTGATATTTgcatgaagaaattatttaaaggaGAGTTTCTGTTTTGTGGATGGAGAGTCTTTTAGGGTTCCTGCGTGTCTTTCCTTTGGAAGCTTCTGATAATGGATTTTGATGAATTTGCTTCTGATGAATTGACTCCATTTGGCACTTTCTTCTACAACTATaaaaagtaaaggaagaaagtaaatgaaaagtTTCAGGTGGTAGATGCcactcattttaattttggtCTGAATCAGCAATTAAAAGCACAAGAATATGgcaagatttctttaaaaaaaccccaccttttaATCTCTTCATAACAGAGCTTGATGCCCCTAGCCAGATTGAGGCAAAAGATGTCACAGACAGCACAGCTCTCATCACGTGGTCCAAACCCTTGGCTGAAATTGAAGGCATAGAGCTCACTTATGGCCCCAAGGATATTCCAGGGGACAGGACAACCATCGACCTCTCTGAAGATGAAAACCAATATTCTATTGGAAACCTGAGGCCACACACAGAGTATGAAGTGACACTCATCTCTCGTCGAGGGGACATGGAAAGCGACCCCATGAAAGAAGTGTTTGTCACAGGTAAGAGGCTTGGATACCAATCCAAACTTCTGGGAGGGTAATGCAGTCACCATCAATCTTCCTGTGCTATTTGCATCATGTTGCTTGAGTTGATAGTTACAGCACCAACACAGAATCAGCACTCTTACAGAAGTACATGAAAATGGAGAatgttttctgtgccttttaTACCTTACTGGctcaacaaaatatttagacacaccccccccccaagtatgtattttgaaaatgggaATTACATTATTAAGTCACTTAGAAGCTTTTCCTCATCATACCCTAAATCTCTACTTCAGGAAACAAATTCTTCTGGATTACTTGCCTCTCTGCTGAGCTAAATATCTTCCATGGTTCCTATTCCATCTAAGACCTTATTCCTCTTTGTCTAAATGCGTACCAGATTAGCAgagaactttgcttttttttcctcctccagttctgcaaatgttttctgttatgCTTTTATAAATTTACTTTTCTCCTTAGTGATGCTGGGAATGCCTTGTGGAAGTGTGGGTTCTTTAGCACGTTATCGGGGTTTGATGCATTAAGGGAGCTGAGTAAACAGTGCATAAAGAAATAGCTTCCTTTTCATCCCAAAATGTAGTTGTTCATTCAGAGCAGGATTTAAGTCTACTATAGGTATGAACAGTGAAAGCCCACTGAATTTCTACATACTATTCACCTTTTGTTTTGAGATTTAGAGTTCCTTTCAGCCATGATTGCAAGATATATACTGAACAGAAGTTCTGAAgataataaattctttttttcttagcagcctttttccttttgaaaggtctgttatttataaaggaaaaaacagtattttcatccAAATATGTTTTTCCACAAGcctattttgtaataaaaaatcactaaaattgaaaatgttttttttgtctcaggAGATAAAAGTTGAATTtcttccactgatttttttcccaaagctaGTGAACTCTCCACTTCATGCTAAAAGAAATCTGCTTGATGTGGTCAAGAACATAGTGGTATCATGTGAGACGAAACTTAACTTCAGCTTTATGGATCATTTCACCTTCTAAATGTACTGTCATAAGAGACTGCTGTCATAAGAGAATTATtcctatttaattatttatttatgtattggTCGATTGATTACAGACTTGGATGCTCCAAGAAACCTGAAGCGGGTATCACAGACAGACAATAGCATTACTTTGGAGTGGAAGAACAGCCATGCAAATATTGATAACTATCGAATTAAGTTTGCTCCCATCTCTGGTGGAGACCACGCTGAGATCACAGTGCCAAAGGGCAACCAAGCAACAACCAGAGCTACACTCACAGGTAGGGGAATGGAGAGACTGTTGTTAATGTCATGCTGCTGCCATCGCCCTAGAGCGCAGTCGTGCAttgaaaaaatgtccttttggTCACTATACATAAGAGACACAAGCAGAGGTTACGCGTTTTGAGTGCaagcaattaaattaaaatacgCGTGATATATATTTACACACCTGCAGATGGGTAACTAGCCAACAGAAGGTGTGTAGCCATTTCACTTTCATGTGCATTTCTGAATCCCACGAGTCAGTTCCCTGAGTTCTAGGTAACTATGCCTTTGTGGAGATGGCTTCACATCCCCGAGTTCAGAAGGCTTTTGCAAGTGCTGGGGATGGTATTTACTGATGCCTGTCTGCaacttttctgtgtgtttgcaagTTGCCTTACCAGCCTGCAAGGCTAGGTTGTGGTACTTTCTCCATGTCATATGGATGtcaagctgcttttctttggc
This genomic stretch from Balearica regulorum gibbericeps isolate bBalReg1 chromosome 20, bBalReg1.pri, whole genome shotgun sequence harbors:
- the TNC gene encoding tenascin isoform X3, with product MGLPTQVLACAILALLYQHVNGGLIKRIIRQKRETGLNVTLPEDNQPVVFNHVYNIKLPVGSLCSVDLDTASGDADLKAEIEPVKNYEEHTVNEENQIVFTHRINIPRRACGCAAAPDIKDLLSRLEELEGLVSSLREQCASGAGCCPNSQAVEGRLDTTPYCSGHGNYSIDICGCICEPGWKGPNCSELDCPRNCFNRGLCVQGKCICNEGFTGEDCSQATCPSDCNDQGKCVDGVCVCFEGYTGTDCSEELCSQGCGVHGRCVSGQCVCDEGFTGEDCSEPLCPNNCHNRGRCVDNECVCNEGYTGEDCSELICPNDCFDRGRCVNGTCFCEEGFTGEDCGELTCPNNCNGNGRCENGLCVCYEGFVGDDCSEKRCPKDCHNRGRCVGGRCICHEGYLGEDCGELRCPNDCHNRGRCVNGQCVCHEGFIGEDCGELRCPNDCSNRGRCVNGQCVCHEGFTGDSCGELRCPNDCNNRGLCVNGQCMCDEGFTGEDCGELRCPEDCHNRGRCVEGRCECDNGFTGADCGELSCPNDCHQRGRCIDGRCVCHEGFTGEDCREQSCPNDCNNAGRCIDGRCVCEDGYMGDDCSNVSPPTELTVTNITDKTVNLEWKHENLVNEYLITYVPTSSGGLDMQFTVPGNQTAATIHELEPGVEYFIRVFAILKNKKSIPVSARVATYLPAPEGLKFKSVRETSVQVEWDPLNFSFDGWELVFRNMKKDDNGDITSSLKRPETSYMQPGLAPGQQYNVSLHIVKNNTRGPGLSKVITTKLDAPSQIEAKDVTDSTALITWSKPLAEIEGIELTYGPKDIPGDRTTIDLSEDENQYSIGNLRPHTEYEVTLISRRGDMESDPMKEVFVTDLDAPRNLKRVSQTDNSITLEWKNSHANIDNYRIKFAPISGGDHAEITVPKGNQATTRATLTGLRPGTEYGIGVTAVRQDRESAPATINAGTDLDNPKDLEVSDPTETTVSLRWRRPVAKFDRYRLVYVSPSGKKNEVEIPVDSTSFILRGLEAGTEYTISLVAEKGRHKSKPTTVKGSTEAEPEVDNLLVSDATPDGFRLSWTADDGVFDSFVLKIRDTKRKSDPLELIVPGHERTQDITALKEGTEYEIELYGVSSGRRSQPVNAVATTVVGSPKGISFSDITENSATVSWTPPRTRVDSYRISYVPVTGGTPNVVTVDGSKTRTKLVKLVPGVDYNVSIISVKGFEESEPVSGTLKTALDSPSGLVVVNITDSEALATWQPAIAAVDNYVVSYASEDEPAVTQMVSGNTVEYDLKGLRPATEYTLSVHALKDTQKSETLSTQFNTGLDAPRDLSATEVQSETAVITWRPPRAPVTGYLLIYESIDGSVKEVIINPETTSYSLTDLSPSTQYTVKLQALNGSLKSKTIQTIFTTTGLLYPYPKDCSQALLNGETTSGLYTVYLNGDKAQPLQVFCDMGEDGGGWIVFLRRQNGKEDFYKNWKSYVAGFGDPKDEFWIGLENLHKITSQGQYELRVDLRDKGETAYAVYDRFSVGDAKSRYRLRVDGYSGTAGDSMMYHNGRSFSTFDKDNDSAITNCALSYKGAFWYKNCHRVNLMGRYGDNSHSQGVNWFHWKGHEYSIQFAEMKLRPSSFRNLEGRRKRA